In Flavobacterium sp. WV_118_3, one DNA window encodes the following:
- a CDS encoding redoxin domain-containing protein, giving the protein MRDFYFTIIILILLSSTVTAQDNTSFLFSNTLHRNLKNYSKKSDIAYRNDNIDRANFLFDSLVRYQLIGTTFDDFNLKRFHKGRQRISAFEKPIFLITYASWCVPNKGEIPALNKLARQYGNDIQFIVLYWDRKSNLKKLSKKFDHHIAICYAHETYNKDAYLVSTLKHSLGFPILYYLDKNRTVVAIKRNTALHIPRATYSKALDANYKVFKDNLSCLLNTNDSPILAKN; this is encoded by the coding sequence ATGAGAGACTTCTACTTTACAATTATCATCCTGATCCTGCTATCTTCTACAGTTACTGCTCAAGATAACACTAGTTTTTTGTTTTCAAACACCCTACACCGGAACTTAAAAAATTACTCCAAAAAGTCGGATATAGCCTATCGAAACGACAATATAGATCGTGCTAATTTTTTATTTGATTCCCTGGTTCGGTACCAACTTATAGGTACCACTTTCGACGATTTTAACTTAAAGCGGTTTCATAAAGGCCGACAACGGATCAGCGCTTTTGAAAAACCTATTTTCCTGATCACTTATGCGTCCTGGTGTGTCCCTAACAAAGGAGAAATCCCGGCACTAAACAAACTGGCCCGACAATATGGAAACGATATCCAATTTATAGTATTATACTGGGATCGAAAATCGAATTTAAAAAAGTTGTCAAAAAAATTTGATCATCATATCGCGATTTGCTACGCTCACGAAACTTACAATAAAGATGCCTATCTGGTTTCTACCTTAAAACACAGTCTGGGATTTCCGATCTTATACTATTTGGATAAAAACCGAACCGTTGTTGCCATCAAGCGCAATACAGCCCTACACATTCCGAGAGCAACATACAGCAAAGCACTTGATGCCAACTATAAGGTATTTAAAGACAACCTCAGCTGCCTTTTAAACACTAACGATTCACCGATACTGGCCAAGAATTAA
- the mtaB gene encoding tRNA (N(6)-L-threonylcarbamoyladenosine(37)-C(2))-methylthiotransferase MtaB has product MENRKKVAFYTLGCKLNFSETSTIARSFQDEGFDRVDFEEIADIYVINTCSVTENADKQFKQIVKKALKHNDKAFVAAVGCYAQLKPEELAAVDGVDLVLGATEKFKITDYINDLSKNDMGEVHSCEIEEADFYVGSYSIGDRTRAFLKVQDGCDYKCTYCTIPLARGISRSDTMENVMKNAKEISQQGIKEIVLTGVNIGDYGKGEFGNKKHEHTFFELVQALDKVDGIERLRISSIEPNLLKNETIEFVSQSRTFVPHFHIPLQSGSNTILKKMKRRYLRELYADRVAKIREVMPHACIGVDVIVGFPGETDELFLETYNFLNELDISYLHVFTYSERDNTEAADMEGVVPMNVRSKRSKMLRGLSVKKRRAFYESQLGTNRTVLFEGENKEGYIHGFTENYVKVKTPWNPELVNTLHDIQLTKIDEDGSVRMDFINVPV; this is encoded by the coding sequence ATGGAAAACAGAAAAAAAGTTGCTTTTTATACACTGGGATGTAAGCTGAATTTTTCAGAAACATCAACCATTGCGCGTAGTTTTCAGGACGAAGGCTTCGACCGTGTGGATTTTGAGGAAATAGCCGACATATATGTTATCAACACTTGTTCGGTAACGGAAAATGCGGACAAACAGTTCAAGCAGATTGTAAAGAAGGCGCTAAAGCATAATGATAAGGCATTTGTGGCGGCTGTGGGATGTTATGCACAGTTAAAACCGGAAGAACTGGCAGCAGTGGATGGTGTGGATCTGGTTTTGGGAGCTACCGAAAAATTTAAAATTACCGATTATATTAATGACCTGTCGAAAAACGATATGGGCGAGGTGCACTCCTGCGAAATTGAAGAAGCCGATTTTTATGTTGGAAGTTATTCGATTGGTGACCGAACCCGTGCTTTCCTAAAAGTACAGGACGGATGCGATTATAAATGTACCTATTGTACGATTCCGTTGGCAAGAGGAATTTCCCGTAGCGATACGATGGAAAATGTGATGAAAAATGCGAAGGAAATTTCGCAACAAGGGATCAAAGAAATCGTGTTAACCGGTGTTAATATTGGTGACTACGGAAAAGGGGAATTCGGAAATAAAAAACACGAACATACTTTTTTTGAATTGGTTCAGGCGTTGGATAAAGTAGACGGAATTGAACGTTTGCGAATTTCATCGATTGAGCCGAATTTGCTAAAAAACGAAACAATTGAGTTTGTATCGCAAAGTCGTACGTTTGTACCGCATTTTCATATTCCGTTACAATCTGGTAGTAATACGATTCTGAAAAAAATGAAACGCCGTTATTTACGCGAATTATATGCCGACAGAGTGGCTAAAATCCGCGAAGTAATGCCGCATGCTTGTATTGGAGTGGATGTAATTGTGGGATTCCCGGGCGAAACAGACGAATTGTTCCTGGAAACCTATAATTTTTTAAATGAATTGGATATTTCGTACCTGCATGTGTTTACGTATTCCGAAAGAGATAATACCGAAGCAGCTGATATGGAAGGTGTAGTACCAATGAATGTGCGTAGTAAACGAAGTAAGATGTTACGCGGACTTTCGGTTAAAAAACGACGCGCTTTTTACGAAAGTCAGTTGGGAACGAATAGAACGGTGCTGTTTGAAGGTGAAAATAAAGAAGGATATATCCATGGGTTTACCGAAAACTATGTAAAAGTAAAAACCCCGTGGAATCCGGAGTTGGTGAATACCTTACACGATATCCAGCTTACTAAAATAGACGAAGACGGATCGGTTCGTATGGACTTTATAAACGTTCCGGTATAA
- a CDS encoding ABC transporter substrate-binding protein has protein sequence MRSIIFSISAFCLLFLMVSCGKNSTEDKDHLVFRYNESANISSLDPAFSKSQAIIWPCNLIFNGLVQLDDSLHIQPDIAKNWTISSDGKTYTFTLRKDVYFHKSALFGKDSTRTVTATDFEYSLKRLRDEKVASPGGWILQTVADIKAKNDSIFEITLQKPFPAFLGLLSMKYASVVPKEIVETPGYDFRAKPVGTGPFQFKLWEENVKLVLRKNPLYFEKDEQGVQLPYLEAVAVTFLPDKQSGFLQFVQGKLDFVSGLDPSYKDEILTQKGELQPKYQNDINLITGAYLNTEYLGFRMDGTDKTILDKRIRQAMNYGFDRKKMILYLRNGMGTPATSGIIPAGLPGYANLKGYDYDLQKARKLIADYKKATGNPNPTIYLSTNATYIDITEYLQREWQKIGLNVQVDVTPPATLRQAIATGKVSFFRASWIADYPDAENYLSLFYSKNFAPNGPNYTHFKSPAFDTLYEKAFLENDVTKRNELYREMDALIIDEAPIIPLFYDRVARFTRKNVVNLGINPLNLLQLKKVKKLPDHS, from the coding sequence ATGCGATCAATAATCTTTTCCATATCAGCCTTTTGTCTTTTGTTTTTGATGGTTTCCTGTGGTAAAAACAGTACCGAAGACAAGGATCATCTGGTTTTCCGTTATAACGAAAGTGCTAATATCAGCTCTCTTGATCCGGCTTTTTCCAAGAGTCAGGCGATAATCTGGCCCTGCAATCTTATTTTTAACGGATTGGTACAATTGGACGACAGCCTGCATATTCAGCCGGATATTGCCAAAAACTGGACGATTTCGTCCGATGGAAAAACCTATACGTTTACCCTTCGCAAGGATGTCTATTTTCATAAAAGTGCACTTTTCGGAAAAGACAGTACCCGAACCGTTACCGCTACTGATTTCGAATACAGTTTAAAACGATTGCGCGATGAAAAAGTTGCCTCACCCGGTGGTTGGATTCTGCAAACCGTAGCCGATATCAAAGCTAAAAACGACAGCATCTTCGAAATCACCTTACAAAAACCATTTCCGGCCTTTTTAGGATTGTTGTCGATGAAATATGCGTCGGTGGTTCCAAAAGAAATCGTCGAAACGCCAGGTTATGATTTCCGGGCCAAGCCTGTAGGAACCGGTCCTTTTCAGTTCAAATTATGGGAGGAAAACGTCAAACTGGTGTTGCGTAAAAACCCGTTGTATTTTGAAAAAGACGAACAAGGTGTACAACTTCCCTACCTGGAAGCCGTTGCCGTTACCTTTTTACCGGACAAACAAAGCGGGTTTCTACAATTTGTACAAGGTAAGCTGGATTTTGTTTCCGGACTGGATCCTTCCTATAAAGACGAAATTCTGACTCAAAAAGGCGAATTACAGCCCAAATATCAAAACGATATTAATTTGATTACGGGTGCCTATCTGAATACCGAATACCTCGGATTCCGAATGGATGGTACCGATAAAACCATATTAGACAAGCGCATCCGCCAGGCGATGAATTATGGTTTCGACCGAAAAAAGATGATTCTTTACCTGCGTAACGGAATGGGAACACCGGCTACCAGTGGTATTATTCCGGCCGGATTACCGGGTTATGCCAATCTGAAAGGCTATGATTACGATCTGCAAAAAGCCCGGAAATTAATTGCCGATTATAAAAAAGCGACCGGCAATCCGAATCCGACCATCTATTTGTCGACCAACGCTACCTATATTGATATCACGGAATATTTACAACGGGAATGGCAAAAAATTGGTCTGAATGTTCAGGTCGATGTAACGCCTCCAGCGACGTTACGACAGGCCATTGCGACTGGAAAAGTTTCGTTTTTCCGCGCGAGCTGGATTGCCGATTATCCCGATGCCGAAAATTACCTTTCGTTGTTTTACAGTAAGAATTTTGCCCCTAACGGCCCGAATTATACGCATTTTAAAAGTCCTGCTTTCGACACTTTGTATGAAAAGGCATTTTTAGAAAACGATGTAACCAAACGAAATGAGCTGTACCGCGAAATGGATGCGCTTATCATCGATGAAGCGCCAATCATTCCTTTATTTTACGATAGAGTCGCGCGATTCACCCGTAAAAATGTAGTCAATCTGGGAATTAATCCGTTAAACCTGCTACAACTGAAAAAAGTAAAAAAGCTACCGGATCATTCCTAA
- a CDS encoding N-acetyltransferase: MEIKDNELLRQFENQTENGLLSVEYSLQERKLFLTKLNHTEKEDPETIDAFLKAIMNNAEEKRLRVVPTHPKITSFFRKNPVYKELLPPGIKI, translated from the coding sequence ATGGAAATTAAAGACAACGAATTATTACGTCAATTCGAAAATCAAACTGAAAACGGGTTATTATCAGTCGAGTATTCCCTTCAGGAACGCAAGCTTTTTCTAACCAAACTGAACCATACCGAAAAGGAAGACCCTGAAACTATCGATGCTTTTTTAAAAGCCATCATGAACAACGCCGAAGAAAAACGATTACGCGTCGTACCGACGCATCCTAAAATCACTTCTTTTTTTAGAAAAAATCCCGTTTATAAGGAATTATTGCCACCGGGAATAAAAATATAA
- a CDS encoding alpha/beta hydrolase, producing MSKIPVYLMPGLAANPTIFENIKLPEDQFEVHWLEWFLPESKESLETYAKRMAEKITDENPVLIGVSFGGILVQEIARIIPVRKTIIISSVKTNVEFPKRMKFAKTTKAYKLIPTGMFANIEVLAKYAFGETAKSRIKLYEKFLSMRDKRYLDWALETIISWDRKVADDKIVHIHGDADEVFPIKYIHDAIIIKGGTHVMIINKYRWLNSHLPAIILGENTNKNTEDE from the coding sequence ATGAGCAAAATACCCGTTTATTTAATGCCGGGACTGGCAGCCAATCCTACCATTTTTGAAAATATAAAACTACCGGAAGACCAATTTGAGGTCCATTGGCTGGAATGGTTTTTGCCGGAATCAAAAGAAAGTTTGGAAACGTATGCGAAAAGAATGGCCGAAAAAATAACGGATGAAAACCCGGTTTTGATCGGTGTTTCTTTTGGAGGCATATTGGTTCAGGAAATTGCCCGGATTATTCCGGTTCGGAAAACCATTATTATTTCCAGTGTTAAAACAAACGTGGAATTTCCGAAACGAATGAAATTTGCCAAAACAACCAAAGCTTATAAGTTGATCCCTACGGGTATGTTTGCGAATATAGAAGTGCTGGCTAAATATGCTTTCGGTGAAACAGCCAAAAGTCGGATCAAATTATATGAAAAATTTTTATCGATGCGCGACAAACGCTACCTGGATTGGGCGTTGGAAACAATAATCTCCTGGGATCGTAAAGTAGCCGATGACAAAATTGTCCACATTCATGGGGATGCCGATGAGGTGTTTCCGATAAAATATATCCATGATGCCATCATTATAAAAGGCGGCACTCATGTGATGATTATAAATAAATACCGCTGGCTGAATAGTCATTTGCCGGCTATAATTTTAGGAGAAAATACAAACAAAAATACGGAAGATGAATAA
- a CDS encoding HAMP domain-containing sensor histidine kinase: protein MKLQVYTLRYLLIALLGVIALWASLFYMVILEEVYDNIDDGLKNSKLLIIRKAQQSPELLTNHESEINQFTIKPVPMGRYIARNNRDDDDDDDHQNVIYNDHKYMEYDDDYEPVRVLKTVFMASDGNPYELTITASMVEEDELMEDLMTALIALYIMLVVSIVIINYFILKKVWRSFYSLLDKLRHFKLGTGTAFTAPPSPIDEFKILGKELEALLKRNEATYASQKQFIENASHELQTPLAISINRLELFAENNTLTEEQMDAVGKITDTLSRLVKLNKSLLMLSKIENKQFPDETAVDFNELTTQVLSDFEDFAAFKSVSLQIIQNEPLVFNMNKGLALTLLSNLIKNAILHNRPDGTVTIALSEKQLTIRNSGSEKPLNPDFVFNRFARHSTNENSTGLGLAIVKSISSNYNLYIGYAFDGEHVFNITFP from the coding sequence ATGAAACTCCAGGTTTATACATTACGCTACCTTCTTATCGCCTTATTGGGCGTTATCGCGCTATGGGCGAGTTTGTTTTATATGGTCATTCTGGAAGAAGTCTACGATAATATTGACGACGGACTAAAAAATTCCAAGTTACTGATCATCCGAAAAGCCCAACAAAGTCCGGAGTTACTCACCAATCACGAATCGGAAATCAACCAGTTTACGATAAAACCGGTTCCGATGGGACGCTATATTGCCCGAAATAATCGCGACGATGACGATGATGACGATCATCAGAATGTGATCTACAATGATCATAAATACATGGAATACGACGATGATTACGAACCGGTACGCGTCCTAAAAACGGTTTTTATGGCCTCGGACGGCAATCCGTATGAACTTACAATCACCGCTTCGATGGTGGAGGAAGATGAATTAATGGAAGATTTGATGACTGCCTTAATCGCGCTTTACATTATGTTGGTCGTGAGCATTGTGATCATCAATTATTTTATCCTAAAAAAAGTATGGCGTTCGTTTTATTCGTTACTGGATAAACTGCGTCATTTTAAACTCGGAACCGGAACGGCTTTTACAGCTCCGCCTTCCCCTATCGACGAGTTTAAAATCCTCGGAAAAGAATTGGAAGCCTTATTAAAACGGAATGAAGCTACCTATGCGAGTCAGAAACAGTTTATCGAAAATGCGTCGCACGAACTACAAACACCTTTGGCGATTAGTATCAACCGATTGGAGTTATTTGCCGAAAACAACACTTTAACGGAAGAACAAATGGATGCGGTCGGAAAAATAACCGATACGCTTTCCCGACTCGTAAAATTAAACAAGTCGCTTTTAATGCTTTCCAAAATTGAAAACAAGCAATTTCCGGACGAAACGGCTGTCGACTTTAACGAACTGACCACGCAGGTTTTATCCGATTTTGAAGATTTTGCCGCTTTTAAATCGGTTTCGCTACAGATTATTCAGAATGAACCATTGGTTTTTAACATGAACAAAGGACTCGCCCTGACTTTGTTAAGCAATTTGATCAAAAATGCGATTCTGCACAATCGTCCCGACGGTACGGTTACTATAGCTTTGTCTGAAAAACAACTGACAATACGAAATTCCGGTTCCGAAAAACCTTTGAATCCCGATTTTGTTTTTAACCGCTTTGCACGACATAGCACGAACGAAAACTCTACCGGACTCGGATTAGCGATCGTAAAATCGATTAGTTCCAATTATAATTTGTATATTGGATACGCTTTCGACGGGGAACATGTATTTAACATCACTTTCCCATAA
- a CDS encoding PepSY-like domain-containing protein, translated as MKTILNFRLTAIALFMIFLTGFTAQAQKSSITMAQLPANAQNFLKKHFPKQTPNYILKDEETFSLDYKVQLADGTEIEFDRKGNWEEVDGNQNTIPNSVVPAPILTYVQTHYKGAAIVKIDKGAWDYEVDLNNGLELKFNSKGEFLRVDD; from the coding sequence ATGAAAACAATATTGAATTTCCGATTAACCGCTATCGCGCTTTTTATGATCTTTTTAACCGGCTTTACCGCTCAGGCACAAAAAAGCAGTATTACTATGGCGCAATTACCAGCTAATGCACAGAATTTCCTGAAAAAACATTTTCCAAAACAAACGCCCAATTACATTCTAAAGGACGAAGAAACCTTTTCTCTGGACTATAAAGTACAGTTGGCCGACGGTACCGAAATTGAATTTGACCGTAAAGGAAACTGGGAAGAAGTGGATGGTAACCAAAATACCATTCCGAATAGCGTTGTTCCGGCACCCATTCTGACGTATGTTCAAACCCATTATAAAGGTGCCGCAATCGTAAAAATCGACAAAGGAGCCTGGGATTATGAAGTAGATCTAAACAATGGTCTGGAATTAAAATTCAATTCCAAAGGCGAATTTTTAAGAGTAGATGATTAA
- a CDS encoding lytic transglycosylase domain-containing protein, with amino-acid sequence MNKVKRMAIVAAVILTSGVLVYWTNAGTGTDVDVKNHVYLPMNIDFAGERVPMTLSDVKERMDRELLVNINLHATTALIIKRANRAFPVIEPILRQYGVPDDFKYLAVIESGLINAVSSAGARGVWQFMPETAKEKGMEVTETVDERYHLEKSTEAACKYLLAAKEKFGNWTLAAASYNGGMNGVNKQIDSQKVSDYYDLLLNDETARYVFRILALKEIMTNQAKYGYDLPKDVLYQQIPVRKVEVTANIDDLAGFAIEQGVNYKILKIHNPWLRDKKLVITPNKKYTIDIPLEGYKR; translated from the coding sequence ATGAATAAAGTGAAAAGAATGGCTATAGTAGCTGCTGTGATACTAACAAGTGGTGTTTTGGTTTATTGGACTAACGCCGGAACCGGAACGGATGTAGATGTAAAAAACCATGTGTATTTGCCGATGAATATCGATTTTGCAGGTGAAAGAGTGCCTATGACGCTTTCGGATGTGAAAGAAAGAATGGATCGGGAACTGTTGGTCAATATAAATCTGCATGCGACTACAGCGTTGATCATCAAAAGAGCCAATCGCGCTTTTCCTGTAATTGAACCCATTTTACGACAGTATGGTGTTCCGGATGATTTTAAATACCTGGCCGTTATCGAAAGCGGATTAATAAATGCAGTGTCTTCGGCCGGAGCAAGAGGCGTATGGCAGTTTATGCCGGAAACAGCGAAGGAAAAAGGTATGGAAGTAACCGAAACGGTAGACGAACGCTATCATTTGGAAAAATCGACCGAAGCAGCTTGTAAATATTTGTTGGCCGCGAAAGAAAAGTTTGGAAACTGGACTTTGGCCGCGGCTTCTTATAACGGCGGGATGAACGGTGTAAACAAGCAAATCGACAGTCAGAAAGTAAGTGATTATTACGATTTGTTGCTTAATGATGAAACGGCGCGTTATGTTTTCCGAATTCTGGCTTTAAAAGAAATTATGACGAATCAGGCGAAATACGGCTATGATCTGCCTAAAGACGTTTTGTACCAGCAAATTCCGGTGCGAAAAGTAGAAGTAACGGCTAATATCGACGATCTGGCTGGTTTTGCAATAGAACAGGGGGTTAATTATAAGATTCTAAAAATTCACAACCCGTGGTTACGCGATAAAAAACTGGTGATCACGCCAAATAAAAAATATACAATCGATATTCCGTTAGAAGGTTATAAGCGTTAA
- a CDS encoding response regulator transcription factor — protein sequence MKILIIEDENGLREVIQQSLEKEKFIVETAANFNDGLDKLGCYEYDCVVVDIMLPDGNGLDLISKIKALHKKEAIIIISAKDSVDDKVKGLDIGADDYLSKPFHLAELHARIKSAIRRKSHNGDNQIHWNNIILSPEQRTVSVNNTELTLNRKEFDLLYYFITNPNRLINKTALAEYVWGDYIDQADNLDFVYSQIKNLRKKLKDAAAEIDIQAVYGIGYRMS from the coding sequence ATGAAAATCCTGATAATAGAAGACGAAAACGGACTTCGTGAAGTCATCCAACAATCGCTGGAAAAAGAAAAATTTATCGTAGAAACGGCTGCCAACTTTAACGACGGACTCGATAAACTGGGTTGTTATGAGTACGATTGCGTAGTCGTAGATATTATGCTACCGGATGGAAACGGACTCGATTTGATTTCGAAAATCAAAGCCTTACATAAAAAAGAGGCAATTATCATTATCTCGGCCAAAGACTCGGTCGACGATAAAGTCAAAGGCTTGGATATCGGTGCCGATGATTATTTGAGTAAGCCGTTCCATCTGGCCGAACTCCATGCCCGAATCAAATCAGCAATCCGGAGAAAAAGCCATAACGGCGATAACCAGATTCATTGGAACAACATTATCCTTTCGCCCGAACAGCGCACCGTTAGCGTAAACAATACCGAACTGACGCTCAACCGTAAGGAATTCGATTTGTTATACTATTTTATCACAAATCCAAACCGATTGATCAACAAAACTGCTTTGGCCGAATATGTCTGGGGCGATTATATTGATCAGGCGGATAATCTCGATTTTGTCTATTCTCAGATTAAAAATTTACGCAAAAAACTAAAAGATGCCGCAGCCGAAATCGACATTCAAGCGGTTTATGGCATTGGTTACCGAATGAGCTGA
- the gwsS gene encoding grasp-with-spasm system SPASM domain peptide maturase codes for MKNRNYIHLFANCLITKGISRSVICDLQRSKYVLIPNSFADLFSKQRYYNLKEAPRIFDQENLSIFHEYVAVLKDHNFIFSCSKKELKRFPQLQLKFEYPAKITNAIIDFDKNSNTTIKDIIQYFLIPYNCRHIQIRCFEDMDSIFFDTLITEINHCFIKSVEFIIKDSFEQDYTQIMKWVENNRKIKSLVLHSSQENKVIQKENYGFGIVVTTRQKITSESHCGIIHPDYFNITIESYTESLCYNSCLNRKISIDKSGNIKNCPSMKQSFGNIKSIKTLDSIIENPDFNKYWTISKDKIETCMYCEFRYICIDCRAYLVAPENIYSKPQKCGYDPFTNKWKWDYESFIK; via the coding sequence ATGAAGAATAGAAATTACATCCATCTTTTTGCAAACTGTCTGATCACAAAAGGGATCTCTCGATCTGTGATCTGTGATTTACAACGCAGTAAGTATGTTCTAATTCCAAATAGTTTTGCCGATTTATTTTCAAAACAACGTTACTACAATCTAAAGGAAGCTCCAAGAATATTTGACCAAGAAAATCTAAGCATTTTTCATGAGTACGTAGCCGTATTAAAAGATCATAATTTCATTTTTTCCTGTTCTAAAAAAGAACTAAAAAGATTCCCACAATTACAGCTGAAATTTGAATATCCAGCCAAAATCACGAATGCCATTATCGATTTTGACAAAAACTCCAATACTACTATCAAAGATATTATTCAGTACTTCCTTATTCCATATAATTGCAGACACATTCAGATACGTTGTTTTGAAGATATGGATAGTATCTTTTTCGATACTCTAATAACAGAAATTAACCATTGTTTTATAAAATCAGTCGAATTTATTATAAAAGACTCTTTTGAACAAGACTATACCCAAATAATGAAATGGGTTGAGAATAATCGTAAAATCAAAAGTCTGGTCTTACATTCTTCCCAAGAAAACAAAGTAATCCAAAAGGAAAATTACGGTTTTGGCATTGTGGTGACAACCCGACAAAAAATAACTTCAGAAAGTCATTGTGGCATCATTCACCCTGATTATTTCAATATTACTATCGAAAGTTATACCGAATCTTTATGCTATAATTCCTGTCTGAATCGTAAAATAAGTATCGACAAATCCGGAAACATTAAAAACTGTCCCTCAATGAAACAAAGCTTTGGAAATATTAAATCCATAAAAACACTCGACTCAATTATCGAAAATCCTGATTTTAATAAATATTGGACTATCTCAAAAGATAAAATAGAAACCTGTATGTATTGCGAATTTCGTTATATATGTATTGATTGTAGAGCCTATTTGGTGGCTCCTGAAAATATCTATTCCAAACCACAAAAATGTGGTTATGATCCATTTACCAACAAATGGAAATGGGACTATGAATCCTTCATAAAATAA
- the aspA gene encoding aspartate ammonia-lyase, which produces MYRVENDLLGDLNVPETAYYGIQTQRAIDNFHISGVRLYQYPEFIKGLAYVKWAAAETNFTLGLLDEKLKNAIVAAAKEVIEGKFDKEFPIDMIQGGAGTSTNMNINEVLANRALEIMGYQKGEYQYCSPNDHVNLSQSTNDAYPTSIKLAAINSNIKLIGHLKLLIASFRKKGEEFKSVLKMGRTQLQDAVPMTLGQEFEAFAANLEEEIERLNQNSALFFEINMGATAIGTGLNAVPGYAKLCAENLAKVSGHPFVSAPNLIEATPDTGSYVIYSSALKRMAIKISKICNDLRLLSSGPRCGLNEINLPPMQPGSSIMPGKVNPVIPEVMNQVCYRVIGNDLTVTMAAEAGQLQLNVMEPVLTYAIMESMELLANGMDTLRLKCVDGITANVEHCREMVLHSIGIVTALNPYIGYKNSTKIAKEALESGKSVYNLVLEHNILSKEQLDDILNPENMLAPKG; this is translated from the coding sequence ATGTATAGAGTTGAAAACGACCTGTTAGGGGATTTGAATGTTCCTGAAACGGCCTATTATGGGATTCAAACCCAACGTGCAATTGACAATTTCCATATTTCCGGAGTACGCTTGTATCAGTATCCTGAGTTTATTAAAGGACTGGCCTATGTAAAATGGGCGGCTGCCGAAACCAATTTTACATTAGGATTATTGGACGAAAAACTAAAAAATGCGATTGTTGCGGCGGCTAAAGAAGTAATCGAAGGAAAATTCGACAAAGAATTTCCGATCGATATGATACAGGGAGGCGCGGGAACATCGACCAATATGAATATCAATGAAGTATTGGCCAACAGGGCGCTGGAAATTATGGGCTATCAGAAAGGGGAATACCAATATTGTTCGCCTAATGATCATGTTAACCTGTCGCAATCGACTAACGATGCCTATCCAACTTCGATCAAACTGGCGGCGATCAATTCGAATATCAAACTGATCGGGCATTTAAAATTACTGATTGCCTCGTTTCGAAAAAAAGGAGAGGAATTCAAATCGGTATTAAAAATGGGACGTACCCAATTACAGGATGCGGTACCCATGACATTAGGGCAGGAGTTTGAAGCGTTTGCAGCCAACCTGGAAGAAGAAATCGAACGACTCAATCAGAATTCGGCCTTATTTTTTGAAATCAATATGGGCGCTACGGCCATCGGAACCGGATTAAATGCCGTTCCGGGTTATGCGAAGTTATGTGCCGAAAATCTGGCAAAAGTATCGGGACATCCGTTTGTATCGGCACCCAACCTGATTGAAGCGACTCCGGATACGGGATCTTATGTGATTTATTCGTCTGCTTTAAAACGAATGGCAATCAAGATATCTAAAATATGTAACGATTTGCGACTGCTTTCGTCCGGTCCGCGTTGTGGTTTAAACGAAATTAATTTGCCACCGATGCAACCGGGATCTTCCATTATGCCGGGGAAAGTAAATCCGGTAATTCCGGAAGTGATGAATCAGGTGTGCTACCGTGTCATCGGGAACGATCTTACGGTGACGATGGCAGCCGAAGCCGGACAATTACAGTTAAACGTAATGGAACCGGTGCTAACGTATGCGATTATGGAATCAATGGAATTACTGGCAAACGGTATGGATACGTTACGACTAAAATGTGTTGACGGTATCACGGCTAATGTCGAACATTGTCGTGAAATGGTATTGCACAGTATCGGTATCGTAACAGCTCTTAATCCGTATATAGGATATAAAAACAGTACCAAAATTGCCAAAGAAGCTTTGGAAAGCGGTAAGAGTGTGTACAACCTTGTTTTGGAGCACAATATATTGTCCAAAGAACAACTGGACGATATTCTAAATCCGGAAAATATGTTGGCACCAAAAGGATAA